The genomic segment AAAGATCTAAAAAGTAATTGAGTATAGGTTATAGCTAATAGTAGCAGAACATTTTTTGGTTTGAATGAATTGTAAGGAGAGGTCGGCCAATGACAGAAGATTTATATAATCTTTTTATATCAGGAGATGAAAATGCTTGGGAATCTAATACAAAAATATTTGATTTAGACCGTTGTCTCCGAGAGTATACTGAAAAAGATATTGTTGGAAAGTTCGGTAAGTTAGGAAAAACAGACATTGATGAGATTAAAAAACTTCCATGCATTTTTGCATATGAAGACTATTGTGTTAAGGATGCTAGCATTGGTTATATGACAGATATAAAAGTACGACAAGCTGGGGTTAAAATTACGATCCAGAAAGTGAAAGAACTTTCATTAGAAACTCTACACAAATTGCAATTTGAGTTAGATATAAAAAGTTGGGAATTAAATAGAACACATTGGGCAATAAAGAAAGTTAATCTATATAAGGAATTGCAACACATAGGCATTGACTTTAATAGTATAAAAACAGGCCCGCCTGTAGACATAACTAAGCATCAGTTTGACGTCTCTTTTACATTTGCAGGAGAATTTAGAAATGTAGTTGAACAAGTTGTAAATGAGTTTGAAAAGATAGCAGGCATAAACAAAATATTTTACGATAATAACTATATTAGTCAACTAGCAAGGCCCTCCTTAGATACACTATTGCAAGATATATATAGAAATCGTTCAAAATTAATTGTTGTATTCTTATGTGAGAAATATCAAGAGAAAGAGTGGTGTGGCCTTGAGTTTAGAGCAGTTCGGGAGATGATAAAAGAAAAAGTCATGAATAGAATTATGTATATACGACTTGATACTGGACATATTGATGGCGTGCTTAGCACTGACGGCTACATAGATGGAACAAAATTCACTCCACAACAATTAGCCAATTTTATTAATGAGCGTCTTAATTTTCTTGAATAATTTTGCGAAATTCCATGGCGGTAAAGTATGCATAGCATGCGAGAGGTCAGGGGTTAATTCTTGAGGAATCAAGGGTTTTTAAATTTATTAGAGGAATACCATTAAAGCAATATCATCAAAATATATATCTTGGGGGCGAAAAAACTGTATGCCCTTACGTACCGTTTTCTTTTGAGACAATTTCTGCTTTCGGAGACAATATAGTGTTGAATGTATTGGCAGTCGCCTGATCTATCGATTGTAGAGCGTGACCGTAATGGATATCTGCATGTCCAAGTCGGCTTGAAATCGTTTGAGAATGAACACCTTGATTATAAGTAAAGTTGCAGATGTATGACGTAAGTCGTGAAAACGGACTTTTTTTAAATGATTTCGCTTTAAGAATCTTCGAAACCATGAACCTGGTACAGTATGATAATACGGTACTCCGTTTCAAGAGGAAAAAACGAAGAAGCGCTTTGTTTGCTCCAAAAGGTCTCCGACATTTTCTTTTGACTTTTTCGCTTGATATTGATAATTCTTCAATTTGGGTATAAGTGAATCGGAAATCTTGGCGGAATTAATTCTTAGTTTTTGATACTTTGATTATATTATTTCCGTCAACATAACTTAGTGATTGTACAACTTCTAGCATATTTCGCAAGAGTTGCTATTGAAGGTTTTGGCAGGTGGTGTGAGTTGGGAGAACAAATCGACCACGTATCGGTTAAAAGCACTAAAAACGGTGCGTAATTGGCAAGAAGAGATCATCATTTACCATCGTTGTCGTTGGACAAATGCTGCAGTAGAAGGTCGTCAGACCCTTAAATATTTTATTTAAGACAATTGTTTTTTTAAAATAGGATCTAACTTACAGAGCAGAAGTAGGGGGTTATCGAAGATAATAATAGAGAGGTTGGGAATGGATATGCCCCTACCTCTCTATTTTTTAATCAAGTATTTAATCTTTTTAGTAAGGACCGAGCACAGTCCAAACATCGTAGAGATTACTATTCAGATCGGGACGTTGATTTTGCGTCCACCATTTGGCTTTATACTTCACTCCGTCATAAGAAACAATGTCATCTTTAACATAAACGGAGGAAGCGCTCCATGGAGTAAAGGAAGCGTCAACTTGAACCGTCACCGAGTTATTTTCCGTAGACAAATTACTAAAGCCATCCCGAGCCTTGACAGTAAATGTATATGAACCGCTTGTTAATCCACTGATCGTAGCGGAGTTGCTAGTCGTTCTTGCTTTTGGAAATGGATCGTTATTCACATAAATGTCATAACCGATCAATCCAACATTGTCCGTAGAAGCTGTCCAATTCAAGTTAACTGTCTCAGTGATCGTACTAACAACTAGATTGGTTGGTGCTAGTGGTGCCTCTGTGTCGTTAGGTACGGCACCTGGCGTAGGTAAATTTGATATAATTTGCTTCAAATTAGGTAGGGTGCCGATTCTATCATTTGCCATATCGGAAGTCGGGGTATTGAACGGTAACCATCTCAGTATTCTACGAATTTCAGCTGGCGAATACGGCTCGCCGAAATTAGCTTTAGCAATCCCTTGCAGTTGTAGAATCGCGCCTACAACGACAGGTGAAGCGGAAGATGTTCCATTGAAATAGTCGGTATAACCAGTTGTCGAAGCCGTACTTGTTGCACCTAAGGTAGCAACGTTCTCACCAATACCGAAAACGTCGATTCGATTGCCATGGCTACTAAAGTCGAGTCTGTAGTGAGGCGCAGTTGATGATCCCGCTCCAACAAGTATTGCTCCAGAATCTTTGAAATCTGGGAGATCCCGATTGTAGATGTATTTATTATCCCAATGCTGGTACTGATCGAGATCAGCACCACCGTTGGCTCCCGCTTCTACAACGACAATACCTAAGCTTGTTGCATATTGGATTGCATCAAACTCTGCTGGCTGTGTTTCGATAGGTAACCAAGGACCGCCAAAACCGATCTGTATTTCGAGCAGAATAACGTCACCTGGAGAT from the Paenibacillus sp. BIHB 4019 genome contains:
- a CDS encoding TIR domain-containing protein; this encodes MTEDLYNLFISGDENAWESNTKIFDLDRCLREYTEKDIVGKFGKLGKTDIDEIKKLPCIFAYEDYCVKDASIGYMTDIKVRQAGVKITIQKVKELSLETLHKLQFELDIKSWELNRTHWAIKKVNLYKELQHIGIDFNSIKTGPPVDITKHQFDVSFTFAGEFRNVVEQVVNEFEKIAGINKIFYDNNYISQLARPSLDTLLQDIYRNRSKLIVVFLCEKYQEKEWCGLEFRAVREMIKEKVMNRIMYIRLDTGHIDGVLSTDGYIDGTKFTPQQLANFINERLNFLE
- a CDS encoding S8 family serine peptidase, translating into MLGTRKRNDYKGEITITHTYSQLKKTLSVALASTLLLSLSTLSNGAYASEIGQPSPTSTSFSNTAASIFEEKIVVKLKKQAFLPSKEGKLQLQQEVSPLSAVPELSFDPLISQQFLPSANKGMTASPFASVFDRYYYSKIPAGADVEQLVQKLRSLSLVEEAYLSKKPELANTPFPNTTTVLPDNDPRFSFQKYAQADPLGINAPYAWQFEGGDGKGTQWADIEWSWALNHEDLAAHNIQLLPGGINDGDGSHGTAVLGVVSAVDNAIGNIGLANKATPIVSSLVRSGGAAEAILAATQVLSPGDVILLEIQIGFGGPWLPIETQPAEFDAIQYATSLGIVVVEAGANGGADLDQYQHWDNKYIYNRDLPDFKDSGAILVGAGSSTAPHYRLDFSSHGNRIDVFGIGENVATLGATSTASTTGYTDYFNGTSSASPVVVGAILQLQGIAKANFGEPYSPAEIRRILRWLPFNTPTSDMANDRIGTLPNLKQIISNLPTPGAVPNDTEAPLAPTNLVVSTITETVNLNWTASTDNVGLIGYDIYVNNDPFPKARTTSNSATISGLTSGSYTFTVKARDGFSNLSTENNSVTVQVDASFTPWSASSVYVKDDIVSYDGVKYKAKWWTQNQRPDLNSNLYDVWTVLGPY